Within the Thalassoglobus sp. JC818 genome, the region GGAACCTGCCACTTTTCGCCATTGAGTCGAAAGGTATTATCGCCAGTGAAATAGTTGCACGCACCGCTGAGGTGGCCGAAGTACTTCTGGAATCCAAAATCTGTTGGCTGCCCATCGAGGTGCCACTTGCCTGTCATTGCCGTAAAATAGCCGGAATCAGCGAGCACTTCCGCAGACGTGACAGCATGAGTCAAGGCGGTATCCCCGGCAGCGATGCAATACTGACCTGTCAGCAATGACACCCGCGAAGAGTGACACTTCGCTGTGTTGTAAAACTGAGAGAAACGCAGCCCATTCGCAGCCAGTGCATCAAGATTCGGAGTGTCGATCTCGCTCCCGTAGCAACCGAGGTCCGAATATCCCAAATCGTCGACCATCATCACCAAGATATTCGGACGCGAGTCAGCTGCGTGGAGACACTCAGTCCCGAACAGCGTGAAAAATACCACAGCCGTGCAAACAGCCAGTTTCATGCAATTGCTCCTTTGAAGGTGGTGCGATTCTAATCAGCCATCATTGATTTGACCACCGGGTCGATCCCTCTCGCAGTTCCCAGCCAGATGCTGCTGAGTGACAGAGTGAAGGTGGAATGAGCCTCCGAGTCGCAGTTCTCAGAATCGTGCACTGAGTGTGGTCGTCGCCAACAGCATGGCAACAAGTAATGCGAGCGAAACGTATGCAACTCGTTCGTCAACACTGCCATTCGATTCGCCCAAACCGAATTTTGCCCCGAGTCCATGCCAGATGGCAAAACCGGTCGGCACAGTGATGATTCCGAACAACCATAGCAACCAAATTGGTGATCCATTTTGGAGCATGACACCTGCATCGCCGATCTTTTCGAACGATCCGATTCCAATTTAGGCACCATTCGCGATCATGCAAAAGCCTGCCAGGAATCGAGCAAGATTGTCACCGGGAATTCTGAATTTCCGAAAGAGGCCCCAAACTATAAGTGGCACCACAACACCAATGACCGGTCCAGCCCAAACAGTCACCAAAGGACTAGGATTCAGTGAAACGTCTGTTCGCGAAATGGCCAATGGATGGAGAACCACCTTCGTAATTGCCCCTCCCGTCGTGAGACCAGCGATGACATGCCCCAGTTCATGAATTGCCATGAAAGCAAGCCAGCAGAATGGAATGAACGAGGTGATCAGTATGAACTGGTTGAGCCGTTTCATTCCGCATCCTCAAGCGTGACAATGCGCAGATTCTTTAAGCTCCGATATCTGATTTCCCATTACCTCAACACTCTTCACCTAGTGACAATTGTCTGACATTGGCAGCTGGTATCGTGACATAGCTCAACAATCTACTCATTCAGTGTGAAGCCAACTTGGCGTCCTAGATATAACACTCCGAACCAAAACCGGTATGCCTTTCATCTGCAACCGGAAAAATCGTCGCCACATCTGTCACGTAAGTCGATATGTCGCGCGATGTGTTCCCACCGGTCGACAATGTTAACTGCCAATGCGTTTCGTCGAATAGACAGCGATTGCAAACTCTTGGTTGTCGGGGATCACTTCTTCGTTGTCACGCAGCTCCAGATCACCTCTAAGTTTAACTCCTGAGTCGTCAACGAAGCGGGAACCTCTAACATCCAAAGAGTTCCCAGAAAACGAATCGCTTAGCCGTTAAGAGTGCCTGGGTCTTTTCCAAAGAGTGATTTGAGTTGAGTCACCTTGGTAATTGAGAGTTGGCCCTGTATCTCGGTTCCGGTACCTGTCAGGTTGATTGGAGTTCCACAGTGGTAGGGGAGATTGAACTGGTGAAAATCCCGAAATTCGACGTCTACTTTAACAGGCGACGCACCTTCCACATCGACAAAGAAAATACGGGCCTCGTTGAGGTCTTCCGAAAGACGCAAACGGCCCTGGACAGTGATGGTTCCTTCTTCGTGGCGAACCCAACTGTCGAAAGGTCGTTCCCGGAACGGTGTATAATCTGACGCATCGAGCCCAGGCAGTGGATGTGTGGAACCGGCGAAGGAGTCAACTTCGACACCGAACTTTTGCAGCAAAGCGAGATGAAGCCGTCCCAGCTGTTGATTCTCGGAATAGCGGACATAGCGTCCCGTCTTGATCATGCCTCCACCTCGTCCCGCTAGAATGAGCGGAATGCGAGTAACCGTGTGATTGTCGCTGTGGCCCATGCCCGATCCGAACAGGACCACGCTGTGATCGAGGAGTGTCCCGTGATGGTCCTTGTAGGACTTCAGTCGATTCAGCAGCGAGTCGAACTTCGCCATATGCCATAAACTAATCTTCATCAGCCCGTCGATATTCTCTCGCGAGAAGTTTCTGAAGAAGTGCGAGAGATAGTGGTGCTGTTCTTTAACACCCAGGAAATCAAAGATCATGCGGCTATTGCTGTTGCCCAGCATGTATGTGATGCAACGCGTGGAATCTGTCCACAGTGCCAGGGAAATCAAGTCGAGCATCGATTCGACCTGTTCGTCCAGATTCCCCGGAATTGAAGGGCGCTGGAGTCCGTTCAACTCCGTCTTCGGCTGAGCGTTGGATTTCATCGTTTGCAGTCGCTTCTCCGTTTCGCGAACTACAGTCAGATATTGTTCCAAGGTCTGACGATCTTCTTTGCCGGCCCGCCGAGCTAGTGATCTTGCATCATCCGAAACTCGATCCAACAAGCTTGTCATTTCCTTCCGCTTGTCGGGGTGGCTCATCGGATTGCGAAACAGGCGATCGAAAACGAGTTGCGGATCGCTTTCGCGAGGAATGGCGTCTCCGTTTTGATCATAGGAGATATAGCTGCAACCGATTTGATTCGGGAAGAGCCCTTCGGTGGTCAACTCCAGTGATCGATGCGACGTCCCATCACTGATTTGATCTGCAATAAGTTGATCGATCGAGGCAGAAGTTTTGTTTTCATGGTGCCCGCTCAGAAAACGCCGAGTCGAACTGGCGTGTGATGAGAAGCCGAAATCGCCCATGTTGTCCAGGATCAGCAGGTCGTCTTTATGCTTCGCGAAGGGTTGCATGAGCGGCGACATGCGGAAGTCAAATTCCTGCCCACCGTTGATGTTCCAACTCGGAGGATGAACACCGTTTGGCTTAAACAATGTCATGAACCGAACAGGAGGTTGCTCAGCGACAGCACCGGAAGCTTGACGTTCCATCAGATTTAAGAACGGCAGTGGAAGTGCCGCGCCGGCAGAGCTTCTCAGGAAAGTTCGTCGATCGATCTGCCAGTTCATGATGACTCCCAGGTTATTCGTTGCCGAGAACGACTGTTTCTTTAAACGGCAAGCTGTCAGCGATTTTATGAATCAGATCACGGAACGTGCCATGGTTTTCATCAAGTTCTTCAACGATTCGTTCAATTGCGGCACGATCATATGCTTCCAGTTTCCGACAGAGACCATAAGCCATCATGGTTTCGACGATGTTATGGGTGACACGTTCCCGTTGAGTCGTTACGAGCAGCCTCTTGAGCCCGTTGAAGTCATCAAAGCGTTCTCCAGAGGAGAGTTGACCGCTGGAGTCGATTGGCAAATCGAGTTCAACCCATTCGCTCTGTTTCTTTTTCTTGCGAGTTGACTCCCTGGCTTGGGCAATAAACTCACCGTTGTCGTCATACTCCTGAAGCGAGAAGCCGAGTGGGTCGATTTTGTCATGACAGACGGCGCACGTTGCGTTGCTGCGGTGCTGCTCAAAGCGTTGACGAAATGTAAGTTCTTCTCCCGGTGGGCTCGCTGCGACCTGGCCCACATCTGCTGGTGGGTCAGGTAAATGTTCACCAAGAACACGTTCCAGAATCCAGGTTCCACGCTGAATGGGACCTTTGTTCATGGCCAAGACTCCCGGCATTGTCAGCAGGCCACCTCTCTCCATGGTGTTGTTCAATGTGATTTGCTGATTGGGAACCCTTTCGACTTCGATCCCTTTCTGCTTGGAGTATTTCGCCATTTGAACGCGATCGTTCGGGTAGTACTTCGCAGTGTGCGGGTTAATGAAGCTGACGTCGGAATCAATCAGTTCCGTGAGCGGTCGATCATGTCGGAACAGATAGTCCAGAAAATCGACAGCTTGAGTGAAGAGTGCATCCGCTACAGGTGGATTGTTGGAAACGTGTTCGATCTCGCTCAGCGAAAACCACTGAACTCCGAAGTCCTCGGCCAAGGATCTCGCTTTGGGAGAAGCTAACATACGATCGATTTGAGCGTGATAAACGTCCGCCTGCCCCAGTTGTCCTTCTGCCGCGAGGTTTAATAATTCTTGATCCGGCATATCAGCCCAGAGGAAATAACTTAGACGCTCGGCCAACTCGAAATCATCCACCGGAACTCGTTGGTCACGTGGAACGTCCAGCAACAATCCTCTAAAGAGAAACTGAGGCGACATCAGGATTGTCTTGATCTCTCGTCGAAGCCGGATCTCCAAATCGGAACCTTGGTAGCCAGTCACTTCCGAGACCGATCTGCTCACCACGGAATCATCCACTGTCCGTCGATACGCTCGAGGAATGAGCGTTCTCAGCATTCGCTTGGCTTGCTGTTCGGTGAGAAAATCACCATCGATCGGCCCGGTGAAAGCTTCCAGTTCCGATTGATATTGAGGCGAGAACAGTCGCTCCAAAGCATTGTCGATGATGTACGAATATTGATTCCAGGCAAGCGTTGTAAGCGGATTAGCTGACGTGTCATTCTTGAACCGACTCGGTCCGGGGGGATCGATGGGCAATAACTTCAAGACAAGTGAAGTTTCGGAAACGGTCTGCTCCGCTTCCCGAATGACGACGTCGAGCTCAAAACCCAACAATGACTGCAAAGTATTTCGATATTCAACCACGGAAAGCCTGCGCGGGCGGAGGTATCCCGGATGCGGCTGAACGGACTCAACAAATCGTTTCTGATACCAATGCTTGAACTGCTCTCTCTGCATGGGTGTCGGTTGCAGTTCATCTTCTGGCGGCATTGAACCATCAACCACCAGTTCAGCCGCTCTCTCCCAGATTTCAAATGCCTCATCCAATTTTGCAGGAGATTGGATTTCGAGAAAGTTCACCTCCCCGTAAACATCGTCTTCAGCTCCGTGACAGCGGATGCAGTATTGCTTCAAGAATGGTTCAACGAAGGTGCTGAAGTCATTTGCACGAACGGCTTGAGGGAGCGAACTAACCCAGATACAGAGCAGGGTGGGCAATGATCGTGTCAGACTGAAATTCAAAGCAGTCTCGATATTCTACGGTGGTCGGATTCGAACGACTTCTCGATACGCAAGCATTTACCGATCAGTGAAGATAACTGAATCCTCTGACAGACGTAAACTGACGTTTGGAAAACGTTCGGACCCGAAGCTCGGATCAATCTTCTCGCGACAGCTGAGGAGACCTTGTTGGCATCTTCATGAAGGGATTGGGAGAAGATCGACTCGGCATCCGCTATACCCAGATCGCAGAACAGTCCCAGCGTATCTCGTCCATATAGATCACTCAACGAAATCGCCGCTCCTGGACAGCAGTGAACGGATTGGTTGTCAGCACAGGATATAGAGTCTGTGGTCGGCAGATGGAAAGACGTTCCACTCTTCGTGGCCATGTTTGGATCGACGCTTCGATGATGCCATTCTTCAAAGGTGCTGCGAGATATTGGCTCAGAATGAACTCTCATAAGCGAGTCTCGAGTGGATCCGAAACGATGCTGAACCGAGTTTCGAGCGTGACAAAATATTGTAGGCCACTGACGCTGTACTTCATGGTTCCTTGAGTGTTCTTTAGTACGATTGAGGGTCGTCGTGTTGCCTTCGTGTAAGTGCTGACACATGATGACCGCGAGGAAGGCGTCTCTCCATTCAGACTCCAACTAATTGCTCGTCGGCAAGACGGCATTCAGGTCGCGTTGTAAGACATATTGGAATGACGAGGTAACGGCAGTGACACCACTCAAAAACAAAAATGCGATTGTCACAGGAGCCAGTCGAGGTATCGGCGCGGCGATTGCCGTTGCTCTGGCTGAAGCTGGTGCCAATGTGGCCATCAACTTTGTAGGCTCGACCGTTGAAGCGGAGAACGTGGCGGAGCAATGCCGCAGCTACGGAGTGAAAGCTCGATTGGCTCAAGCGGACATTGGTGTTCAGTCGGAAGTCGAACGGATCGTTGCGGAAACAGTCGACGAGTTCGGCGGGCTGGACATCGCAGTCTCAAACGCAGCTTACAGTGATCGCGAGTTGTTCTACGAAGCCGACATGGACGGATTCGAAAAGACGATTCAAGTCACGATGTGGGGTGCATTCTATCTGCTGAGAGCCGCTGCGCGTCACATGATTGCAACGCAGACACAAGGGGCAATTGTGATTGTCAGTTCGCCTCACAGTTGGCGGCCCATCCCCGGTGCGATGGCTTACAACATGTCTAAGGCAGCGATCGATCAGATGGCCAGGACCGCCGCGACCGAACTCTGCAGCAAGCGAATTCGAGTCAACACGATGCATCCCGGATGGATTGATACTCCTGGCGAACGCAAATTCTTCAGTGAAGAAAAGCTCGCCGAGAAAGGGGCAGAACTTCCTTGGGGACGACTCGGAAAACCAGAAGAGATCGCGCGAGGCGTTGTCTTCATGTGTGATCCGGCCAGCGACTACATGACTGGGAGTTCAATGCTGATTGACGGTGGAATCGAGTTGCCGGTCGAAGAAATGCATCGACTTGAAATGCCAGAGAACGTCAGCTGATCCTCTAAGCAAGACCGGACTCTCTTTGAATTGGTGCTGCTTGTTTGGAAGATGAGACCTGTCTCGACCGGCGGCATTTCGAAATCAAGATTCTGCGTTCAATTGAGATCGACCAGTCTTCAACCGTGCTTCAGTTTGGAGTTCAATGATGCGGCAAAACGGAATGCGGATACCACAACTGCTCCTGCTTCTAATCGCATCTGCAATCGGTAGCTGGAGCAATGCTGAAGAGCCGCGTTCCATGAACGTGTTGATGATCGCCATTGACGATCTCAATGACTATCCATCTTTGATGCAGAATTACCCGGGTGTGAAAACGCCTAACTTCGACGCCTTCGCCAAAACCGCATTGCACTTCACCCGAGCTTATTGCCCCGGGACAATGTGCAATCCATCCCGTTCAGCAATTTTGAGTGGCGTCGCCCCATACCGATCGGGCATCTACCAGAACGGTCAACTGTGGCAGGACTCAGCGCTCCTGAATTCGGTAAAGACAATGCCGCAAGTCTTCCGTGACTCGGGTTACCACACAATGGGTTCGGGAAAGCTCTATCACAGCAAGCCGACGGACAAACAATGGGTAGCGCAGTGGGACGACGACGAAGGAGGCAGCGGGAAGTTCGCTCCGAATGTCAAACCGAATCCGATTCCAGATTCAGTCGAGAAACCTCCGCTCTTCAATTACGGCGCTGTTGATCAGTCCGAAGTCAGTGATTTTCAGCTTCTGGATTTCGCCCGCAAGCGCCTTGCAGCATCTTATGACAAACCTTTCTTCATGGCACACGGGATTCGTTATCCCCACAATCCATGGGTGGTGCCGCAGCGATTTCTCGATCTCTATCCCGATTCTGAACTGACGTTTCCGCCGCCTGGCTACAAGGCAGATGATCTTGACGACGTCCCTGCTGTTGCCCGTGATTACGCCGCGAATCCAGTTGACCGCGAAGCACTGGAAAGGGCAGGGCATTGGAAGCCAGTCGTTCGTCACTACCTCGCATCCGTTTCTGCTGCGGATGAAGTTTTCGGCGAAGTGATCAATGCATTGGACGCGAGCCCGTATGCCGACAACACCATCGTTGTCGTTTGGGCCGATCATGGTTTTCACTTGGGCGAAAAAGACCACTTCGCCAAGTACGCTCTTTGGGAACAAACAACCAACGTCTTGTTCATGGTACGAGTTCCCGGAATGACATCCGGCGGATCAACATGTGAACGGACGGTATTGCTTCAAGATCTCTATCCAACACTCGTCGATCTCTGTCAATTAAAAGATCCCGGCCATCGACTTGACGGTCGCAGTCTTCTCCCACTGCTTAAGTCGCCAGAGGCTGAGTGGCCTTATCCCGCGATCACGACTCACATGCGAGGTGACCACGCAGTCCGAAGCGAAGACTTCCGCTTCATCCGATACCATAATGGTTCGCAAGAGTTGTATGACGAAGCAGTAGACCCGAACGAGTGGACCAATCTCGCCGAGAAACCTGAGTTCAAAACCGTCATCGAAGAATTGGAGGCAAGTTTGCCCAAAGAAAACGCGGAGCCTCCACCTTCGAGCAAAAAGCAAAAGCGGAAACAGACCCGGAAGCAACTCAATCAGTAGTAGCTCAGGCCTGCAGCGTTTGAATCAACAGAAACTCAAGATACCAAGGCCCGCCCAACGTGATCCGCAATCGACATCTCTTCGTTCTGGCAATCTTCTGTTTCGCGATTTTCAATGGCAGGCTGCTTTCATCTGCCGAGGCAGTTGAGCCTCAACGTCCCAACATTCTGTTTGTCATTGCGGACGATTGCACGCACCTCGACATCGGATGTTATGGAGGACAAGCTCATACGCCGAACATTGACCGACTCGCTGGCGAAGGCATGCGATTCACTCGCTGTTTCCAAACAACTGCGATGTGCTCTCCGACCCGACACGCGATCTACACCGGCCTTTACCCTGTGAAATCCGGGGCTTGGACAAATCACACCTTCGCCTACCCCGACGTTCAGAGCATTGTTCACGATCTTAAGCCACTTGGCTATCGAGTCGCTTTGTCAGGCAAGACGCACATCAACCCGCCATCAATTTTCCCATTCGAATATTCGGAGGCCCCGAAGAAGAAAGACAAAAAGCGAGCGAAGGAAGACTCTGTTATTGATTTTAATGC harbors:
- a CDS encoding SDR family oxidoreductase — its product is MTPLKNKNAIVTGASRGIGAAIAVALAEAGANVAINFVGSTVEAENVAEQCRSYGVKARLAQADIGVQSEVERIVAETVDEFGGLDIAVSNAAYSDRELFYEADMDGFEKTIQVTMWGAFYLLRAAARHMIATQTQGAIVIVSSPHSWRPIPGAMAYNMSKAAIDQMARTAATELCSKRIRVNTMHPGWIDTPGERKFFSEEKLAEKGAELPWGRLGKPEEIARGVVFMCDPASDYMTGSSMLIDGGIELPVEEMHRLEMPENVS
- a CDS encoding DUF1592 domain-containing protein — its product is MKQYCIRCHGAEDDVYGEVNFLEIQSPAKLDEAFEIWERAAELVVDGSMPPEDELQPTPMQREQFKHWYQKRFVESVQPHPGYLRPRRLSVVEYRNTLQSLLGFELDVVIREAEQTVSETSLVLKLLPIDPPGPSRFKNDTSANPLTTLAWNQYSYIIDNALERLFSPQYQSELEAFTGPIDGDFLTEQQAKRMLRTLIPRAYRRTVDDSVVSRSVSEVTGYQGSDLEIRLRREIKTILMSPQFLFRGLLLDVPRDQRVPVDDFELAERLSYFLWADMPDQELLNLAAEGQLGQADVYHAQIDRMLASPKARSLAEDFGVQWFSLSEIEHVSNNPPVADALFTQAVDFLDYLFRHDRPLTELIDSDVSFINPHTAKYYPNDRVQMAKYSKQKGIEVERVPNQQITLNNTMERGGLLTMPGVLAMNKGPIQRGTWILERVLGEHLPDPPADVGQVAASPPGEELTFRQRFEQHRSNATCAVCHDKIDPLGFSLQEYDDNGEFIAQARESTRKKKKQSEWVELDLPIDSSGQLSSGERFDDFNGLKRLLVTTQRERVTHNIVETMMAYGLCRKLEAYDRAAIERIVEELDENHGTFRDLIHKIADSLPFKETVVLGNE
- a CDS encoding M50 family metallopeptidase, whose amino-acid sequence is MKRLNQFILITSFIPFCWLAFMAIHELGHVIAGLTTGGAITKVVLHPLAISRTDVSLNPSPLVTVWAGPVIGVVVPLIVWGLFRKFRIPGDNLARFLAGFCMIANGA
- a CDS encoding sulfatase translates to MRIPQLLLLLIASAIGSWSNAEEPRSMNVLMIAIDDLNDYPSLMQNYPGVKTPNFDAFAKTALHFTRAYCPGTMCNPSRSAILSGVAPYRSGIYQNGQLWQDSALLNSVKTMPQVFRDSGYHTMGSGKLYHSKPTDKQWVAQWDDDEGGSGKFAPNVKPNPIPDSVEKPPLFNYGAVDQSEVSDFQLLDFARKRLAASYDKPFFMAHGIRYPHNPWVVPQRFLDLYPDSELTFPPPGYKADDLDDVPAVARDYAANPVDREALERAGHWKPVVRHYLASVSAADEVFGEVINALDASPYADNTIVVVWADHGFHLGEKDHFAKYALWEQTTNVLFMVRVPGMTSGGSTCERTVLLQDLYPTLVDLCQLKDPGHRLDGRSLLPLLKSPEAEWPYPAITTHMRGDHAVRSEDFRFIRYHNGSQELYDEAVDPNEWTNLAEKPEFKTVIEELEASLPKENAEPPPSSKKQKRKQTRKQLNQ
- a CDS encoding DUF1552 domain-containing protein translates to MNWQIDRRTFLRSSAGAALPLPFLNLMERQASGAVAEQPPVRFMTLFKPNGVHPPSWNINGGQEFDFRMSPLMQPFAKHKDDLLILDNMGDFGFSSHASSTRRFLSGHHENKTSASIDQLIADQISDGTSHRSLELTTEGLFPNQIGCSYISYDQNGDAIPRESDPQLVFDRLFRNPMSHPDKRKEMTSLLDRVSDDARSLARRAGKEDRQTLEQYLTVVRETEKRLQTMKSNAQPKTELNGLQRPSIPGNLDEQVESMLDLISLALWTDSTRCITYMLGNSNSRMIFDFLGVKEQHHYLSHFFRNFSRENIDGLMKISLWHMAKFDSLLNRLKSYKDHHGTLLDHSVVLFGSGMGHSDNHTVTRIPLILAGRGGGMIKTGRYVRYSENQQLGRLHLALLQKFGVEVDSFAGSTHPLPGLDASDYTPFRERPFDSWVRHEEGTITVQGRLRLSEDLNEARIFFVDVEGASPVKVDVEFRDFHQFNLPYHCGTPINLTGTGTEIQGQLSITKVTQLKSLFGKDPGTLNG